In Besnoitia besnoiti strain Bb-Ger1 chromosome IX, whole genome shotgun sequence, a single genomic region encodes these proteins:
- a CDS encoding hypothetical protein (encoded by transcript BESB_013870): MEWTAPTTSRASGHCGIVQILIELGFGFTLLEAMANDRLEERYRGHHIEVTEREMHRQYYPWPGTLRRRLAAGGSDHADNCRLSGEHHEDSLIRCMQRLQAGSFTGTHDQATHTGPRVTARIWHTQSPRLPPQDVREAQHLALSILRTHDPCSCCQRREVVLQNLLSDEKVARHREETYLDKRDAHELKSIRTRNRTRRLEYDNFTIANEKCKKQMRKSHQATLQLAESLRQAYRDEGLLVAGEELLRVQEEMSALYESPEGMYDEAELEQQLEALRHQLATIQEFRSRLRGRQERATKGPSSH, translated from the exons ATGGAGTGGACTGCGCCTACTACGAGTCGGGCGAGCGGCCATTGTGGAATCGTTCAGATCTTGATTGAACTCGGATTTGGATTCACACTTCTGGAGGCGATGGCGAATGACCGGCTGGAGGAACGCTATCGCG GACATCACATCGAGGTGACGGAACGCGAGATGCATCGACAGTATTATCCGTGGCCGGGAACCCTCCGTAGGCGTTTGGCTGCCGGGGGCTCCGACCACGCTGACAATTGCCGACTGTCTGGTGAGCACCACGAAGATAGCCTAATCAGATGCATGCAACGGCTGCAAGCGGGGTCATTTACCGGCACGCATGATCAGGCGACGCATACAGGGCCTCGCGTCACAGCTCGGATATGGCATACGCAGTCCCCCCGCTTGCCTCCTCAGGACGTACGGGAAGCACAACACCTAGCGCTGAGTATCTTGCGAACGCACGACCCGTGCAGCTGTTGCCAGAGACGCGAGGTGGTGCTTCAAAATTTGCTTTCCGACGAGAAGGTCGCTCGACACAGGGAAGAGACCTACTTAGACAAGAGGGATGCGCACGAACTCAAGTCGATTCGTACCCGGAACCGCACCCGACGACTTGAATACGACAACTTCACCATCGCGAATGAGAAATGCAAAAAGCAGATGCGCAAGTCGCATCAGGCGACACTTCAGCTAGCTGAGAGCCTGCGACAAGCATACAGAGACGAGGGCCTTCTGGTGGCTGGGGAGGAActgctgcgcgtgcaggAGGAGATGAGTGCTCTCTACGAGTCTCCAGAAGGAATGTacgacgaggcagagctTGAACAGCAGCTAGAAGCACTCCGCCACCAACTCGCGACTATCCAGGAGTTTCGCAGCAGACTGAGGGGCCGCCAGGAACGCGCCACGAAAGGACCGTCGAGTCATTAG
- a CDS encoding MORN repeat-containing protein (encoded by transcript BESB_013880) has translation MENTGAIYAGSWKGNERFGVGRQVWRDGTVYEGEWCDNLPDGKGRFALANGDEYIGEWKKGFACGVGVFQSHDGTTYEGTWMRHLQHGYGVERSEGGRATYAGSFRNGVKEGPGSSKWDTGASYHGCWSGNQCHGFGCFFDASGENAYRGHWNRGAMDGFGIFSWAGGRTYEGEYRMDEKHGFGVFTWDDGKSYKGFWRQGKQDGQGRYYVRSPGPYKTGTWSNGRRTKWLVGGILQ, from the exons ATGGAAAACACAGGAGCCATCTACGCGGGCAGCTGGAAGGGAAACGAGCGTTTCGGAGTGGGACGACAAGTTTGGAGGGACGGCACTGTTTATGAAGGCGAATGGTGCGACAACCTTCCAGATGGGAAAGgtcgcttcgctctcgccaATGGAGACGAATACATTGGCGAGTGGAAGAAGGGCTTCGCGTGTGGGGTGGGCGTGTTTCAATCCCATGACGGAACCACGTATGAAGGAACGTGGATGAGACATTTACAG CACGGCTATGGGGTCGAGCGGTCCGAAGGAGGACGTGCAACGTATGCAGGCAGCTTCAGGAACGGTGTCAAGGAAGGACCCGGCTCCTCAAAGTGGGATACGGGTGCCTCGTACCATGGCTGTTGGAGTGGCAACCAGTGCCACGGCTTCGGGTGCTTTTTCGATGCTTCTGGAGAGAATGCGTATCGTGGGCACTGGAACCGAGGAGCGATGGATGGGTTTGGAATATTCTCCTGGGCCGGTGGGCGGACCTATGAAGGAGAATATCGGATGGACGAGAAG CATGGCTTTGGCGTGTTTACGTGGGACGACGGCAAAAGCTACAAGGGTTTCTGGAGGCAAGGAAAGCAG GACGGACAAGGTCGGTATTATGTAAGATCGCCAGGACCCTACAAAACTGGCACCTGGAGCAACGGGAGGAGAACCAAGTGGCTTGTTGGCGGCATCCTCCAGTAA
- a CDS encoding hypothetical protein (encoded by transcript BESB_013900) codes for MADGTREKASDTPCEISASLSQVRPAEDKGSKGLYRGGLHAPGSELPGSDDRLRSSVVGSLCGGMSSLESHETSLKASAATPRSDLQSTSSGSVPSPRLFPADKAVAPELTRQHDALGVRSMRAGRGATDGNWHERSQLDLGESPSGEPGLSHVPALHQKTEEEEARHLQQEQQVRLLMDKLQLQEKGEPEQGAGPPGLSGKAAQLAKRCKRSSVLCCRCRQTPVPSAEPGGRSLSGAAESASALKQATGGCDGEGSNQMEVTAAPSMPCEEHDCCSCCYCSCGKNGNGDGSPSRKSFGGGLDAKQTSDASARDSFAPMPHMWRRRQSSGRIICIEGPSRPETFERNLRELSEEFPCIHQGLIISLLETAENNLSHARQLVQVVSDTTLSSGAGAAPRRQDSLECEAEDSELGRQGIGGCFLSEAGTAFASTPESVEWVQALSWRPASRKRQIEGEDAEHSSDLHSSRVDASATFPRPAGAATFCQAEGVRAASPPLPAPSGAACKSLSSRRPPASACRTDTTHGASSEPPRSSRRRSWSGRDAPPGRDESAASFGAAGGVGISVELWSSEWAQRMLRVIYGATSAEDAKTNVATLMQEQTEQLLNIHAGAVSLSFARPRAEEGLDAGTPRGPSATRRGLNGAAQSQERHDEMEKKLELLQNDKVLLARAVKTQHERIQSLQASLSEKTEELERVSGEKRALEQDLRKMKDAAAAVLLGRSLRGGNLCRDSNNSFDRS; via the exons ATGGCTGACGGAACTCGCGAGAAAGCCAGCGATACACCCTGTGAAATTAGCGCGTCGTTGAGCCAGGTGCGACCAGCGGAGGACAAGGGTTCAAAAGGACTCTATCGAGGCGGGCTGCATGCACCAGGCAGCGAGTTGCCGGGTTCTGACGATCGTCTCAGATCTTCTGTTGTCGGCAGTCTTTGTGGGGGTATGTCGTCGCTGGAGAGTCACGAAACTTCGCTGAAAGCGTCTGCGGCAACACCCCGCTCAGATCTGCAGTCGACTTCATCCGGGTCCGTcccctctccgcgtctctttCCAGCTGATAAAGCAGTGGCGCCAGAGTTGACTCGGCAGCACGATGCGTTGGGCGTTCGAAGCATGCGCGCAGGACGGGGCGCCACAGACGGAAACTGGCACGAGCGTTCACAGCTGGATTTAGGAGAGAGTCCGTCTGGAGAGCCTGGCCTCTCCCACGTGCCTGCCTTGCACCAGAaaacagaagaggaggaggctcgACATCTCCAGCAAGAACAGCAGGTGCGCCTGCTCATGGATAAGTTGCAGCTccaagaaaaaggagaaCCTGAACAAGGCGCCGGGCCTCCAGGCCTTAGTGGCAAGGCAGCGCAGCTGGCTAAGCGATGCAAACGGTCTTCGGTGCTCTGCTGCCGATGTCGCCAAACTCCTGTCCCGAGCGCGGAACCTGGCGGCCGCAGTttgagcggcgcggcggagagtgCGAGTGCTCTCAAGCAGGCGACAGGAGGATGCGATGGAGAGGGCAGCAACCAGATGGAGGTCACCGCAGCGCCGTCGATGCCTTGCGAAGAGCATGATTGCTGCTCCTGCTGTTATTGCTCCTGTGGCAAAAACGGCAACGGCGACGGGTCCCCGTCGCGGAAAAGCTTCGGAGGGGGGCTGGATGCCAAGCAAACAagcgacgcctcggcgcgcgactCCTTCGCGCCGATGCCACACatgtggcggcggcggcagtcgTCGGGCCGGATCATCTGCATCGAAGGCCCCAGCAGACCTGAAACGTTCGAGCGCAACCTCCGCGAGCTTTCTGAGGAGTTCCCCTGTATCCATCAAGGT CTGATAATCTCCCTGCTGGAGACGGCAGAAAACAACTTGTCTCATGCTCGGCAACTGGTTCAGGTGGTGAGCGACACAACTCTGTcgtcgggcgcaggcgccgctcctcGGCGACAAGACAGCCTCGAGTGCGAGGCTGAAGACAGCGAGCTTGGAAGACAAGGCATCGGTGGATGTTTTCTGTCTGAAGCCGGAACCGCCTTTGCTTCGACTCCAGAGAGCGTCGAGTGGGTCCAGGCGCTCTCGTGGCGGCCGGCAAGCCGGAAGCGACAAAttgaaggcgaagacg CCGAGCATTCGTCTGACCTCCACTCTTCGCGTGTCGATGCGTCAGCGACCTTTCCCAGACCAGCGGGAGCTGCGACGTTCTGCCAAGCGGAAGGCGttcgcgcagcctctccgcctctgcctgcgccgtccGGCGCGGCTTGTAagtctctttcttcgcgtcgACCCCCCGCATCTGCCTGTCGGACAGACACGACGCACGGAGCCTCGAGCGAGCCGCCAAGAAGCAGTCGACGGCGAAGTTGGAGCGGACGCGACGCACCGCCGGGCCGAGATGAGAGCGCAGCCTCCTTCGGAGCGGCAGGTGGCGTGGGCATCAGCGTCGAACTCTGGTCCTCTGAGTGGGCTCAACGCATGCTGCGGGTGATCTACGGCGCCACaagcgcggaagacgccaaGACAAATGTAGCGACGCTCATGCAAGAGCAGACAGAGCAACTCCTAAACATCCATGCCGGcgccgtgtctctctctttcgcgcGCCCTAGGGCAGAAGAAGGACTCGACGCGGGAACTCCTCGCGGACCGTCTGCGACCCGGAGAGGCCTCAACGGGGCCGCGCAGAGTCAGG AACGTCACGACGAGATGGAGAAGAAGCTTGAACTTCTACAGAACGACAAAGTCCTCCTCGCGAGAGCTGTCAAGACACAGCACGAACGAATTCAG AGTTTGCAGGCCTCCCTTTCCGAGAAGACAGAAGAACTGGAGCGCGTATCCGGAGAGAAGCGCGCCTTGGAGCAGGATTTGCGGAAGATgaaagacgcagcggcggctgtccTGCTGGGGCGCTCTCTTCGAGGCGGGAACCTGTGTAGAGACAGCAATAACTCTTTCGACCGATCGTAA
- a CDS encoding hypothetical protein (encoded by transcript BESB_013890) yields MGATLGSLCSSTGVLLSSPGPFAPWCVQQSQRRESHERANQHYKVRSSGNEAAQHKGGDYASHSSSTLTNESMSGVTGGMPGHVRGRTKEPRGQQQWEKTVARGARTRARGTKAAPAEELEEERCKQRNPENQEAGRWSHRPPGNGTCAGLDLLPEMDFRHEGEQARMATNVPSYFVKDMLETRRMKKTAIVEIRPPHKFSSGQRTCKH; encoded by the coding sequence ATGGGGGCAACTTTGGGAAGCCTATGCAGTTCAACGGGTGTTTTACTCTCGTCGCCAGGGCCTTTCGCGCCCTGGTGTGTGCAACAGAGCCAGAGAAGGGAAAGCCACGAGCGAGCAAACCAGCACTACAAAGTCCGGAGTTCGGGGAATGAGGCAGCTCAACACAAGGGCGGAGACTATGCTTCTCATAGTTCGTCCACTCTAACCAACGAGAGCATGTCAGGAGTTACCGGTGGAATGCCTGGACATGTACGTGGGAGAACTAAAGAACCACGAGGGCAGCAACAGTGGGAGAAGACCGTTGCTAGAGGCGCAAGAACGCGAGCACGCGGGACGAAGGCGGCTCCGGCTGAAGAATTAGAGGAAGAGCGTTGCAAACAGAGGAATCCTGAAAACCAGGAGGCAGGACGATGGAGTCACAGACCGCCGGGGAATGGAACCTGCGCTGGGCTAGACCTGCTTCCCGAGATGGATTTCCGTCACGAGGGCGAGCAAGCAAGGATGGCGACTAATGTGCCGTCGTACTTTGTCAAAGATATGTTGGAGACGAGGAGAATGAAGAAGACCGCCATCGTCGAGATCCGTCCTCCTCACAAATTCTCCTCGGGTCAGCGCACCTGCAAACACTAA